A single genomic interval of Octopus bimaculoides isolate UCB-OBI-ISO-001 chromosome 10, ASM119413v2, whole genome shotgun sequence harbors:
- the LOC106883987 gene encoding uncharacterized protein LOC106883987, which translates to MQMDDKCWTSPNNSISKEILKFGSGLARPTDGSICIVSISHIGGATLNKDSLGYGLGENVKIQIGEGDTILGELIDECLESMKLDECCEATFHILLESSKDSCDQFEKYKFQLELHKFENQTNSWEMTTEEKLAVAMHHRKKGSELFKAGNIEFAFKRYRKALKYVITIDSDDEMSEDVRTEYQNLKSTLYVNISLCQSKYESNDFVIANCTSALVVDKNNVKALYHRAQAQLNTRDLDRALADIKAGLELEPNNQVFLKLQKIVNSKLKIHTDQMKKAMTKMFLQN; encoded by the coding sequence ATGCAAATGGATGATAAGTGCTGGACGTCACCTAACAATTCTATCTCTAAAGAAATTCTAAAATTTGGATCTGGTTTAGCAAGGCCTACTGATGGAAGTATTTGCATTGTTTCCATATCCCACATTGGTGGGGCTACTTTAAACAAAGATTCTCTTGGGTATGGCTTaggagaaaatgttaaaatacaaaTTGGAGAGGGAGATACCATTCTTGGAGAACTTATTGATGAATGTTTAGAATCTATGAAATTAGATGAATGTTGTGAAGCAACATTTCATATACTTTTAGAGTCATCAAAAGACTCTTGTGatcaatttgaaaaatataaattccaaTTAGAATTGCATAAGtttgaaaatcaaacaaatagTTGGGAAATGACCACAGAGGAGAAACTGGCTGTTGCTATGCACCATCGGAAGAAAGGGTCTGAGCTTTTCAAGGCAGGTAATATAGAGTTTGCTTTTAAGCGTTATagaaaagcattaaaatatgtaataactATAGACTCAGATGATGAAATGTCTGAAGATGTGAGAACTGAATACCAGAACTTGAAATCTACTCTGTATGTTAATATTTCTCTGTGTCAGAGTAAATATGAAAGCAATGATTTTGTGATTGCAAACTGTACCTCTGCCTTGGttgttgataaaaataatgtGAAAGCCCTTTATCATCGAGCACAAGCACAACTAAACACCAGGGACCTTGATCGAGCTTTGGCTGACATAAAAGCTGGTTTGGAACTTGAACCAAATAACCAAGTATTTCTTAAATTACAAAAAATAGTTAATTCCAAACTGAAAATACATACTGACCAAATGAAGAAGGCCATGACAAAAATGTTCTTGCAGAATTAG